A genome region from Dickeya chrysanthemi NCPPB 402 includes the following:
- a CDS encoding NCS2 family permease: MDKSQSGSAVEQGLLGRVFKLKQHGTTARTETIAGFTTFLTMVYIVFVNPQILGAAGMDTKAVFVTTCLIAAFGSIFMGLLANLPVALAPAMGLNAFFAFVVVGTMGLSWQVAMGAIFWGSVGFLLLTVFQVRYWMIANIPLSLRLGIASGIGLFIAMIGLKNAGIIVPNPETLVSVGKLTSHSVLLGALGFFIIVVLASRNIHAAVLISIAVTTLLGAMLGDVKFTGVFSMPPSVSNVVGQVDLAGSLNLGLSGVIFSFMLVNLFDSSGTLIGVTDKAGLVDARGKFPQMKQALYVDSISSVVGSFIGTSSVTAYIESSSGVSIGGRTGLTAVVVGILFLLVMFLSPLAGMVPAYAAAGALIYVGVLMTSSLARVKWDDLTESVPAFVTAVMMPFTFSITEGIALGFISYAVMKAATGRWRDISPCVIVVAVLFLLKIIFIDAH; this comes from the coding sequence ATGGATAAATCTCAGTCTGGTTCCGCTGTTGAGCAGGGGCTGCTGGGTCGTGTGTTTAAACTCAAGCAGCACGGCACTACCGCTCGTACCGAGACTATCGCCGGGTTCACCACCTTCCTGACGATGGTGTATATCGTTTTCGTCAACCCGCAGATTCTGGGCGCAGCCGGGATGGACACCAAAGCGGTGTTCGTCACCACCTGTCTGATCGCCGCTTTTGGTAGTATTTTCATGGGCCTGTTGGCCAACCTGCCGGTGGCGCTGGCACCGGCGATGGGCCTGAACGCCTTTTTCGCTTTTGTGGTGGTCGGCACCATGGGCCTGTCGTGGCAGGTGGCGATGGGCGCCATCTTCTGGGGTTCGGTCGGTTTCCTGCTGTTGACGGTATTCCAGGTTCGCTACTGGATGATCGCCAATATTCCGCTCAGCTTGCGTTTGGGTATTGCCAGCGGTATCGGTCTGTTTATCGCGATGATCGGGCTGAAAAACGCCGGGATTATCGTGCCGAACCCGGAAACGCTGGTCTCGGTTGGTAAACTGACCTCACATAGCGTGCTACTGGGTGCGTTGGGCTTTTTCATTATCGTGGTGCTGGCGTCCCGCAATATTCATGCGGCGGTGCTGATCTCCATCGCGGTTACCACCTTGCTGGGCGCGATGCTGGGGGATGTAAAATTCACCGGCGTATTTTCCATGCCGCCGAGCGTCAGTAATGTGGTAGGGCAGGTCGATCTGGCCGGGTCGCTGAATTTGGGCCTGTCCGGGGTGATTTTCTCCTTCATGCTGGTGAACCTGTTTGACTCTTCCGGCACTCTGATTGGCGTGACCGACAAAGCCGGCCTGGTGGACGCTCGTGGTAAATTCCCGCAGATGAAACAAGCGCTGTATGTGGATAGCATCAGTTCGGTGGTTGGGTCGTTCATTGGTACGTCGTCCGTGACGGCGTATATCGAGAGCTCCTCCGGCGTGTCCATCGGTGGTCGTACCGGCCTGACGGCGGTGGTGGTGGGGATTCTGTTCCTGCTGGTGATGTTCCTGTCGCCGCTGGCAGGGATGGTGCCGGCCTATGCCGCGGCTGGCGCGCTGATTTACGTCGGTGTGTTGATGACATCCAGCCTGGCGCGCGTGAAATGGGATGATCTGACCGAGTCCGTGCCGGCGTTTGTGACCGCTGTGATGATGCCGTTCACTTTCTCAATCACTGAGGGTATTGCGCTGGGTTTCATTTCCTACGCGGTGATGAAAGCGGCGACCGGTCGCTGGCGCGACATCAGCCCTTGCGTCATCGTCGTAGCGGTGCTGTTCCTGCTGAAAATTATTTTTATCGACGCCCATTAA
- the yieH gene encoding 6-phosphogluconate phosphatase — protein sequence MSRIECVFFDCDGTLVDSEVICCQAYVNIFVPHGVHLPLDEVIKTFKGMKLYDIIDSISERFGLTVSVEDMERHFRQEVARLFELSLQPIPGVKEVLATLQAPVAVVSNGPVSKMQHSLGLTGLLPFFGDHLYSGYDIGKWKPDPALIHHAAQQMGVAVENCILVEDSVSGTQAGIAAGIPVFYYCADEHNAPIHHPLVTMFHDMAQLPALWQARGWALTTTD from the coding sequence ATGTCCCGAATTGAATGCGTATTTTTCGACTGCGACGGTACGCTGGTCGATAGTGAAGTCATCTGTTGCCAGGCCTATGTCAATATCTTTGTCCCCCACGGCGTCCACTTACCGCTGGATGAAGTGATCAAAACCTTTAAGGGTATGAAGCTCTACGACATTATCGACAGCATCAGTGAGCGTTTCGGCCTGACGGTTTCAGTGGAGGACATGGAGCGTCATTTCCGTCAGGAGGTGGCGCGGCTTTTCGAACTCTCGCTACAACCGATTCCCGGCGTGAAAGAAGTATTGGCGACGTTGCAGGCGCCTGTAGCGGTGGTATCCAACGGCCCGGTCAGCAAAATGCAGCATTCGCTGGGGTTGACCGGCCTGCTGCCGTTCTTTGGCGACCATCTGTACAGCGGCTACGACATCGGCAAATGGAAGCCAGACCCGGCGTTGATTCATCACGCGGCACAGCAGATGGGGGTAGCGGTGGAAAATTGTATTCTGGTGGAAGATTCCGTCTCCGGCACGCAGGCCGGCATTGCCGCCGGCATACCGGTGTTCTATTACTGCGCCGACGAGCATAACGCCCCAATCCATCACCCATTAGTGACAATGTTTCACGACATGGCGCAGTTGCCGGCGCTATGGCAGGCCCGTGGTTGGGCACTGACTACCACCGACTGA